The nucleotide window tcatacacaaagtagatgtcctaactgactttccagaactatagtttgttaacaataaatttgtggagtagttgaaaaacaagttttaatgactccaacctaagtgtatgtaaacttccgacatcaactgtagatgtgtgaaggttagtgtTTTTTCTGAAGGGAAGGTAATTATCCATCATGTTTGACATTCCTGGATGTGTGTAAACTTAACATTTTTATTAtcatagcatttttgtatgttctctatagttatgtacttgaaaatgtatcaattgaccaattcgggcacatttgggcaaactcctggcagacttgataaaaaaaatagtgtagtaatgtaatgcttcactggatcagtctgaaactttgcacactcACTGCTGTTATCTGgtggccaatatctaaattaCACATAAACTCCTATCTGGATATATAGCCTTtctcttttttttaaatagaaaacgCATATTTTTGTGttcgtattatcttttaccaaatctaatgtgttatattatcctacattcatttcacgtttccacaaacttcaaagtgtttcctttcaaatggtatcaagaatatcatatccttgcttcaggtcttgagctacaggcagttatatTTGGGTATGTCACTTTAGGCGCAAATTGAAAAAAAgagtccgatccttaagaggttttaaaatgGGCCGTGAGAGAGGAAATGTGTGCAAACAGACATATAAATGCATTTCATTTGGCTCTAAACATTACAATTAAATGTTTAGCTCTTAACAGAATTGCTTGAGCTGCAAAGAGGCATCAGGAGAAATCGACTTTCATTGCTCTCTTTACaaaacacataaacaaacacaaatACAGCCTTTAGTAATACATGTAGGGAACTGCAAGGACACGTACAAATAGGCAGAAAAATGCAGTGAAATGAATTAACATTTCTGAACACATTGCCTTCGTCAAGGTATGACTTTGGCAAGGACTTCCTACATGAACAAACTTTATCTTTATCATTCTGTACCATCAGCCATTTCTCTACCAACCTTGGGGAAGGTGGGCAGCTTGAAAGCATCCACGTTTTTCCGGGGCATCTTCATGCTGTGAGGGTGTGGCGGAGGCGGGGCAGGGTGTGATGGTGGGGCGTGGCGGGGAGGCGGCACCGGTGCCTCCCCCATATCGGTCCCGCTGTCTCTCTTCTGGGGGACAGCCTTGTCCACCTTCCGGAGCTTCCGGACGCAGGCATACTCTGCAGTCGTCTCCGGGGGTTGCGGATGAGCCATAGCCTGGGGCATGGGCTCAGGCTCGGGGAGCGGTTCATTCAAACCATCCCCATCTAGATCAGGGGGAGCAGGGGTGTTGGCTGGGACGGCCGGAGGGGCTGGGGTGTCGGTCTCTCCGGCCCTGCCCACTATGGCGTAGAGGTTGTTATCAGGGCCACGCTTTGGGGAGGAGCGTTGACCTACCTCAGAGTAGGTGTGCTCCCCGTCCTCTCCGGTGCCAGAGGGGATCTGGGGTAGCGTCCTTCCCCCGGAGCGGAGGTCGGAGTTGGACCGGCGGCTGGGCAGGAGGTCCATGCTAGACGGACGGTTCTTTTTAGATGACTCTGCAGGACACATGGAAACCAGAAAGTTTGGCATTCTTTCACCTACAGTATATGAAAAAAAGCCTTGTAAAAGTGGTAAGGATCATTGTTTGTTATGTGGTGAATATTTCTACAAACTGAGCTGAACAGTGACACTCTTATGCCTAAGAGTTCTACTCACTTTTGCCATTGCAGTTTAGCTTGTTCATCTCACCGTCCGACTTGCTGATGGAACGCAGCTTTGACTGCCTGAGTATACTCTaacaacacacaaacagacaaatgtTTTTATCAATTGCTTGTGAATGCTAAATGTATCCATGTTTTACCTAAAGTGTTAAATGTGGTTATTGGAGTGATCTCTACGACTCACCATGTCCATCAACCTGTGTTTCCCACTTTCACTGGAGACATTATGCGTCTTTCCCTTCCTATATTAAACACAACAGTTAATGTATTATAAACATGCAAACAGTTGTGtccgtgcgtgtgcgtgcattcGTACAGGTGTTACGGACGTCACGCTGCTTGCTAAGCGAATACCACTTCCTTCCGATTTGGCTCAGACCGAGAGGCTcgaacccaggacctctgccttgctagcacacgtAACCATCCTCCTTGACAACGTACCGACCATTTGAACTATCAAAAGATATCTAATTAGATCGGCAAAATTACAAACTAGCTGTGGACTGAGTTTACAGTACGTTCAACTTCTTGGCGCTAGGAGGCAGAATTTGTATGTTTGGAAAaagaacattcccaatgtaaacggcctatttctcaggcccagatgctagaatatgcatataattgacagattaggatagaaaacactctaaagtttccaaaacggtcaaaatattaTCTGTGAGTAtgacagaactgattttgcaggcgaaaacccgaggaaatccaacccggaagtgcctcttattttgaaaaatccctgttccattgcctgcctttcgtccatttaaagggatatcaaccagattccttttccaatggcttccacaggttgtgaacaggctttagacatagtttcaagctttctgaaaaattagcgagatttatcaaatcgcgtcagtggatagccagGTGTTCTTTGATTAGTTCTTGTGCGCGAAATTggtagctcaacattttctttctctattgtattgaatagtttaccgtccggttgaaatattatagattatttatgttaaaaacaacctgaggattgataataaaaacatttgacatgtttctacgaactttacagatactatttggaattttcgtctgcccttcatgacctgcctgagcctgtggatttctgaacataacgcgccaaacaaatggaggttatttgatataaaaataatctttatcgaacaaaataaacatttcttgtgtaactgggagtctcgtgagtgcaaacatccgaagatcatcaaaggtaagcgataaattttattgcttttctgactttcgtgaccaatctacattgctgctaggtgtttgtaatgttttgtctagtgatcgataaactcacacaaacgcttggattactttcgctgtaaagcatatttaaaaaatctgacacgacaggtggattaacaacaagctaagctgtgttttgctatattgcacttgtgatttcatgaaattaaatatttattttttatttatttttttatttggcgctctgcaattcagcggttgttgatgaaaatgatcccgctaaagggatccgtgcccCAAGAGGTCTTAACTCCGTTACTCATAAAAGTGTGTATATCCATGTGTGCACATGATCATGCACATTAACTCATCTCACCTCTGGCAGCCCACACAGAGCACCACGATGAGGATGGTGACGATGAAGGCTGAGGCAGCAGCGATggcacccagcagcaggaccttGCCGTAGGTAGGAGACGTGAAGTTCAGCCCGTCCTGCATGGAGGCCATGTGGGAGCGctggcgctctctctctcacaaccacacactcaccacacacatgcacaccacaACCTCCCTGGGATCTGccgagatggagaaggagaggaaagagatggGTTGTTTGTCATACATATCAGCTGGTCTTATTTAAGAACACAGAATTAAAATGGTGTTTGGGGCAAACATATAATTCAAATAAATGGAGAACATGTTATGACACAACAGTTGCTTCTATTGCTCTAGTTGCACCAATAACAAACAAAAGAAAGACAGGAATATACAAAAAGGTCAACCATAGCATTTCTGCCACTCATTTTCTTTGTCcttctcttttctgtctctcttcccctccattGACTGTCATTTACCCTGTGGCCTCTTTATCTTCCTTTGGGCTTGTTAAGGATTTGGGCCATTTTTCCCCCATTGCTTTCTGACAGATACAAAAACATTAGGTCGCTACCCTGTAGTGTCCAAAGAGCCCATAGTTCTTGATGAATATCAGTCCCAGCAATGGAGTTGATATCCAGATTCAAATTTGT belongs to Salvelinus alpinus chromosome 28, SLU_Salpinus.1, whole genome shotgun sequence and includes:
- the LOC139557519 gene encoding phosphoprotein associated with glycosphingolipid-enriched microdomains 1-like — protein: MASMQDGLNFTSPTYGKVLLLGAIAAASAFIVTILIVVLCVGCQRKGKTHNVSSESGKHRLMDMSILRQSKLRSISKSDGEMNKLNCNGKKSSKKNRPSSMDLLPSRRSNSDLRSGGRTLPQIPSGTGEDGEHTYSEVGQRSSPKRGPDNNLYAIVGRAGETDTPAPPAVPANTPAPPDLDGDGLNEPLPEPEPMPQAMAHPQPPETTAEYACVRKLRKVDKAVPQKRDSGTDMGEAPVPPPRHAPPSHPAPPPPHPHSMKMPRKNVDAFKLPTFPKEAVFMGNGEQYIWKPPEDDDITMLQNKPLGPLSPHSGENIQPSTAMVAEMYSKVCKPGKKKRTVPASPPANIGFRTLGRGDRDRERDGGFSVVVKPQTWAPQEGKPVRGASATLEDHCYESIETGEECDSTYEPMEGGGGWKRVGGTERPPNTCATLRPRRKKSHQPLQQQQPPPPPPTQQTPKLQHLPAKALLLPGENLYESIGELKQGGTANSSTTTIFTFNDGMEMYVTGL